A window of Anomaloglossus baeobatrachus isolate aAnoBae1 chromosome 5 unlocalized genomic scaffold, aAnoBae1.hap1 SUPER_5_unloc_26, whole genome shotgun sequence genomic DNA:
CCATGGataagggggtactcagatccgggccacggggtcacttctgtgggtatcacggtggcgtgacccggtctgtgatcccaggctccacagtaaaaggggatttggtaagggagattgtccgtgacgccacccacggttgtggtgaggttgtgacaccaccgctgctctggacggggatcccgggagtgatggtatggagcagctagatgttagttctcccctccgtgggtagggggttggttgtcccggggcccggtgaggtaggtggatgggtagcaggcgggttatggggcctggtgaggtgcagggtcgcaggggcagcgctgtgccgcacggcacggggtactcactcagccagtaatcacgacacagtccttggtaaaacactcggctggatggacgggtgcccacagatggctgcggttgttgtttctcccctgacccagtttggtggtgtaagtcctttcttccacctccgtgcatgctcctcctgcgctccggcttccagctggctccccagccccggctacctacggttccaccaactgtctccccggctccctgcagacggccactaccgtctgcctgactctctgctgcacgagggccataggctccaatcctaggccccagtctgcgtctgcctctctgcagacctcctctctcttcctctcctaggacctgactcagcttgtttcctgcctcaggccagctaactcctgggtgggcgtctccatctcctgactccgcccacctggtgtgtcagtctgagcccgaggaaaggaatcaagtttcactggggatgtctgctgtgaaactgttgggggtgggggtgtgtgtgtgttgttacctgtggcccctggcttgtccagggcgccacaataggactgcttaaggaccattTTGTCAtcaagtcatgtgaccaaaggtctcaattggaggagtctaaagctgaagaggagacaggctggtgtgtgtgtgtgtgtgtgtgtgtgtgtgtgtctgtgtatgttcacgacaattttaaccagctttgccaaaatgggcagagcttggccagaacaagggtgtgatgccaccgcttctctaattcataacaaactgcaatgatccctatgccagaaatctcactccagtccctgacgtcatttttcagtgtacatcacCGGTTTTGATGAATTTGAACCCTAATGTTTATCTGTACAggctgcaagaccctgctacctgctttggttacaaagcctaaggatagaccatcagcgttacagtcccagacaacccagtTGAATTTTCAGCatctgtctttattttattttcgtcttcaaaaaaacctttttgaaattgtctatgttgtggatcaatgtttcaaggagatgtttgcaggttTTGCGAACCGTtatggcagcgtcaggatctgttgaaatgatagactctggtactttgcatgttaatttctctgctgtctgtgagcagcgcagggagactcaggcatcaaaccacaggcttgggcaggctagtaaaagttattctctgctgggctgcttgttaatgtctgtgatcccatgctgtagaggagaaagtattgttTGCTCCCGTTCTGTACATGCTggttggactatttcattaatgccagctatagtttacctatactgatctggtgaggtgttgtgatccagacttatgggtgctttttgtgcattattactgttagctgttgtggtgttaacccttgttgtcatttttgttgctgccttcttgctcttgcttttctccttagcctctcactgtttatttttgtgagtttgcaatgtgtcccgtctgtcttaatctgtatttccatcataatcctgccccttccttccctagggGATCACAGATTAGAGCAAGTCAGGAGACTAGTAATGCacgagactccggcatctccatcttcaggggtaatccagaggttaggaatagcttagggtcccctagtgtgagggacagtataggagccccctatccctcattgtcacaatgtgactgcaggataatcaatcagattatttactgtagcacattccagagaactggtgctagaaaTGGGAGAGCCGAATTAgcaaagatgtaactcttaaggccgctttacacacgatattgctagcgatctcgttagcgatgtgacacgcccagatcgttgctacgatttgacgagatcgctcataggtcattttgtagcggtcacatgtacccatctcacaaacgatgctacatcgttcagcgagatattgtttgaccaaggcggtcatgtggatgttgttcgtcgttggcagggtgtcaaacgtagcaatatgtctgctgtgttacacaatattttgaaactgaaaatCGTGTCAATGATTTTCGCTTTTTTTAagattgttcggagtcgcacgtaggtgtcacacgcaactacgtcgtcAACGACGACGGAagcgcgtcacgaaaaccatgaccccgacatatcgtcagataaatcgtagcgtgtaaatgggcctttagatctcgatattggacaacagattcagaataattttttccctaatttaatttctgatgttatggtttaaaaaataaatgtactgtcaagataatatcattaaaaattaataactttgtgtttatttttagcagatgactgtattgggagttcagatggatctctaatatcttcagaatttataacagaagatgaaagtatcccacatgatacatatgaagagcatactgttgtcccagatataaatccagtccttcctcggaaagctctatcatctgagtTTTTCAAACAAGCCCAAAATTCCCatctatcacagaattgtaagcagaaTAAAAGTTACAAAAGGGATGTGGAATATGAAACGGATGAATTGGTTcctacaagggagaagccattttcatgtttaaaatgtaggaaatgttttgccagtaaatcacatcttgttgaccatcaaatatatcacactgggaagaagccattttcatgtcaagaatgtgggaaatgtttttttcagaaatccTATCTTTTTAAAcaccaaagatctcacacaggagagaagccatttttaagcccagaatgtgaaaaatgttttattccaaGAATAACCCTTGCTAACGATCAAAAAATTAACTCTAGGAAGAACCCATTTTCATGcttagagtgtgggaaatgttttattcagaaatcatgccttgttagacatcagaaaattcacacaggggagaaaccattttcatgttcagagtgtgggaaatgttttattcagaaatcatgccttgttagacatcagaaaattcacacaggggagaagccattttcatgttcagaatgtggaaaatgtttttttcagaaatcatgccttgttatacatcagaaacttcacacaggggagaaaccattttcatgttcagagtgtgggaaatgttttattcagaaatcaaatcttgttgagcatcaaagatctcacacaggagagaagccattttcatgttcagaatgtggaaaatgttttatccatagatcagatcttgttaggcatcaaagatctcacacaggtgagaaaccattttcatgttcagaatgtgaaaaatgttttagtcagatgtcacatcttgttacacatcataaaattcacacagcagacaagccattttcatgttcagaatgtggaaaatgtttttttcagaaatcatgccttgttagacatcagaaaattcacacaggggagaagccattttcatgttcagaatgtggaaaatgtttttttcagaaatcatgccttgttagacatcagaaacttcacacaggggagaaaccattttcatgttcagagtgtgggaaatgttttattcggaaatcaagtcttgttgagcatcaaagatctcacacaggagagaagccattttcatgttcagaatgtggaaaatgttttatccagAGATCAGcttttgttaggcatcaaagatctcacacaggtgagaagccattttcatgttcagaatgtgaaaaatgttttagtcggatgtcacatcttgttacacatcataaaattcacacagcggacaagccattttcatgttcagaatgtggaaaatgtttttttcagaaatcatgccttgttagacatcagaaacttcacacaggggagaaaccattttcatgttcagagtgtgggaaatgttttatttggaaatcaaatcttgttgtgcatcaaagatctcacaccggggagaaaccattttcatgttcagaatgtggaaaatgttttatccagAGATCAGCTtttgttagtcatcaaagatctcacacaggtgagaagccattttcatgttcagaatgtgaaaaatgttttagtcggatgtcacatcttgttagacatcataaaattcacacagcggacaagccattttcatgttcagagtgtgggaaatgttttagtcagaattcagaatttgttagacatcagaaaattcacacaggggagaacgtattttcatgtttagaatgtgggaaatgttttattgcgaaatcagcttttgttatgcatcaaagatctcacacaggggagaagccattttcatgttcagaatgtgggaaatgttttatttcaaaatcagagcttgttatgcatcaaagatctcacacaggggagaagccatttttatgttcagactgtgggtaatgttttactagtaaatcaaatcttgttgtgcatcaaaggtctcacacaggggagaagccgttttcatgttgagaatgtgggaattgttttattaagaaatcagatcttgttagtcatcaaagatctcacacaggggagaagccattttcatgttcagaatgtgggcaatgttttactaggaaatcaggtcttgttaaacatgtgaagaagctgcacagggaaggaacctttttcatgttgtgaataattgaaatgtttaactggtaaatcaagtcttgccgaccatcagaaaaccaacagagcggagtagccattcttgctttcagaatttggcaaatgtttttaaGATTAATGAGATCCTGTTGTCCGATGAGTCAcacaggagaagccatcatgatctaCTATAATTTAAAGGATTTTATAAAAAGAttgctacaattgctcaagtaagaatttgtaaggaaaaaaaaatttatttctttttaaacttattgtattttttggaccataagacacacctaggttttgaatgaggaatatagggaaaaagattgacacaaaaaatgtggtcatcacgcactgttatgggggggatctgctgacactgttactgggataaaatcccctaattctgtactgatgtcacccatcctgggccccttacagGTAATGTTGATGTGTCTCCCATCCTCGTGTATACTGTAtatccatcctggtttatatgttgcccatctttatcccatcctggtatatatgatccccatcctggtatatatgattcttgtcctagtatatatgtccccattcttgtatatatatatatatagccctcatcatgggcccatgctggtatatatttccccatcacacTGCACACATAAGAAAAGAAATGATTACACtccccatccctccgctctcccggTGCACAGTGTTCTCTactgatgctggcaagtgacttcacCATGTAAGCGGAGAagcgcatgacattactgccatgtgcccccagttacacgCAGAAGTAAgtgttagagaatagtcagccataataTGCTGCCATGTTGTATCTAAGAGCCATCTTGGgaagacttgagcaaactaactttgcagctaatgagctgcactggctagagttctccccccagagaggagatagagatgacatcagcgtaattagcaagtataagaaaaggtccaaaaaaggttaaattaaatagaagaatacaattgcgtcagttgatagatggggatgtgtagtcatgaatagcaggtgtattgaattgataaagaaattaagttatcaatagagttgtcagtgtgtgaagagttatgtgaagtagaggtGCCTTCAGGGATCAGAAATGTCAGCAATGATGACACGGCTGAACTAGTGAAAAGTATCATGGAGGCCCATAGGAATCCAATAGTGTttaccgcaatgctcgtaaataatgtcatgatgtatcattatattctttgttctccaacgtatacgcctt
This region includes:
- the LOC142259098 gene encoding uncharacterized protein LOC142259098; translation: MNSAPRCPRPLLPQDCNQEDPDVPQDVFPPALSSDDCIGSSDGSLISSEFITEDESIPHDTYEEHTVVPDINPVLPRKALSSEFFKQAQNSHLSQNCKQNKSYKRDVEYETDELVPTREKPFSCLKCRKCFASKSHLVDHQIYHTGKKPFSCQECGKCFFQKSYLFKHQRSHTGEKPFLSPECEKCFIPRITLANDQKINSRKNPFSCLECGKCFIQKSCLVRHQKIHTGEKPFSCSECGKCFIQKSCLVRHQKIHTGEKPFSCSECGKCFFQKSCLVIHQKLHTGEKPFSCSECGKCFIQKSNLVEHQRSHTGEKPFSCSECGKCFIHRSDLVRHQRSHTGEKPFSCSECEKCFSQMSHLVTHHKIHTADKPFSCSECGKCFFQKSCLVRHQKIHTGEKPFSCSECGKCFFQKSCLVRHQKLHTGEKPFSCSECGKCFIRKSSLVEHQRSHTGEKPFSCSECGKCFIQRSAFVRHQRSHTGEKPFSCSECEKCFSRMSHLVTHHKIHTADKPFSCSECGKCFFQKSCLVRHQKLHTGEKPFSCSECGKCFIWKSNLVVHQRSHTGEKPFSCSECGKCFIQRSAFVSHQRSHTGEKPFSCSECEKCFSRMSHLVRHHKIHTADKPFSCSECGKCFSQNSEFVRHQKIHTGENVFSCLECGKCFIAKSAFVMHQRSHTGEKPFSCSECGKCFISKSELVMHQRSHTGEKPFLCSDCG